The segment gtattttccaATTCATGTGACTATCTATAGTTAAACCCagatatttgaaattttgaactacttctattattttacatttacaattaTGTTTGTTGGTATGTAAACAATCATATGTGTGACCAATAATTTGAACAGGATTATGGTATTTTTTAGTATACGGGGAACTTATAAgcaaaaattttgttttctctGTATTCAAAATGATTCCGTTATCGTGAGACCACTTGAGTATATTTTCAAAATCTTCCTGTATACATGTTTGTATGATGTTAGGGTCTTTGTCAGCATAAAGTAGGCATGTGTCATCAGCATACATGTAGGTGGAGCAGTTCCGCACTACATTTGTCACACTGTTTACATGCATGATGTACCCCAGTGGACCATAGACCGAGCCGGTAGGTACCCCCTATTGCACGTGTGCCTCCTCTCCGCTATCTCCGTCGATAGTGACTCGGAGAGTCCGACCTTTCAAGTAAGCACGGAACCACTCCAACACTGGACCACGAACCCCACATTCATCCATCGCCTGCAGTAGCTGTTCGTGATCCAGTGTGTCGAATGCTTTTTTGAAATCTATAAAAAGCACCCCCACGTACCTGACACTATCTAAATTTCGACAAACTTCATCTGAGAATCGTGCTAAGGCTGTGGAAGTACTTCTAGATTTCCGAAAGCCATGCTGCGAATccgagataacattatgtttttCTAGGAACATACTGATCTGATTTACAATAACTTTTTCCATAATTGTATTAATAACCGGTAAGATAGCTATTGGCCTATAGTTTGAGTACTCGTAATGGCTACCCTGTTTATATATCGGCCTAATTAtggattgttttaatttttcaggATACTTTCCTGTTTGCACACACATATTTACGAAATTTGCTGAAACGGGACTAATTTTTTTCTGTATGTATTTTAAGTCCTGTATTCTTATTCCATCTACACCCGCGGATTTTTTGCTTAATTTTCCAATAGTTTTTTCAATAtgtatattacttactttttgatACCTAAAACTCACATTACATGGTTTGATATAAGTTTGACGTTCCAAAAACTTTATGTTGCAGTTGTGTTTAATTTGACTTATTTCCTCTGTAAAAGTTTTAGCAAATTTTGTACATATTATAATGGGCGCCGAGGCCattttacctaaatattttaatatttttgaaatgcgagtgatagaaattgggaacctagtggtattgaccacttgttttcaattttattagtaGAATTGGAATGCCTAGTAGTGAAGAAAGTATTGAAGGGATCTACGTGGATAAGGGACACGTCATCTAGcggtcgaaattcaaaaattagcCCTTAAATTTACTTCAAGTTATCCTTTCTTCTCCTTCTTAGTAAGTATAAGTAGGTGCTAAGTTCGactgtgtatttttaatacgtttatttaaatgtataagtACCTTAAAACTTCATCGatcttaaataaatctaaaaaaaaatatttgatcaaaGTAACGCTTAAATggtcttataaaaataaaaattcggcccggcaacgcgcatgtacctacttaatactCCAAAAATTGcaaatgtttttatgtttaGGTAGATACAGTCGGCATGAAATATATTGCAATACCTTTGTTACCATAGGAATAAGGATGTGTTGTAGGAATAAGGATATTTGGCCACTGTGACCGCCTGTCACTACCTGTTTGTGTAATTATGGGTATCTATAAGTAAAATTCTTGGTTGAGTTAGGTCACAGTTGGGTTCTTATATCTTTAAACATATTAATGAGAGATAACTAATAGTTAGGTATATTTGTTATTACTCACTTTTCTATCATTGACATTAGACTAGGTATATCTCGCAACTGCAGTTTGGTAACTAACTAACTAGGCCTCCTCTAAATCTCTCCAGTGGGTCCTGTCTATGGCCGCTCTTCTCGTAAAAGGTCCCGCTGTTAGCGTTATTTCGTCTTCCCACCTGCAACTGTCCTTTCTTGCTACttccttctttttttattctttttttaaacgctttgatattgttttgccctttttagggttccgtagccaaatggcataaaacggaacccttatagtttcgccatgtccgtctgtctgtctgtctgtctgtctgtccgaggctttgctccgtggtcgttagtgctagaaagctgaaatttggcatggatatataaatcaataaagccgacaaagtcgtacaataaaatctaaaaatgtaattttttttagggtacctcccctacacgtaaagtgggggtgaaatttttttttcgcttcaaccctagaatgtggggtatcgttggaaaggtctttcaaaagtaatagggttttcaagaaacattttttgagaaagtgaatatattcggagataatcgctccgaaagaaaaaaaaaatgtgtccccccctctaacttttgaaccataggtccaaaaaatatgaaaaaaatcgtggaagtagagcttgagaatgacattaaatgaaaactatagcggacatgatgagtttagctgtttttgagttatcgcataaagttttcccttcatagtaaaaagacttattttaattaggtactgattatgcaaatttgcctatttatttaactcaggtgaaaggtaccgtttcatcccttggttaacaattttttACTTATGATTGACTTTTCATAGGGATTTGTTGATAGGTACGAAACTACgcagtatatttttatttattctttatgtGTTCGTCTGCCTGTCAGCGGGCTATATCTTATCAACCGTAACATTAGTAGTAGACTGTTGCATTTCAGAGAGTGCATTTCGGTCGTTTCTTAgaagtaataggtacctaaataaaaaaataaaaaacatacagTGTAAGTGAGtaacaacaaataacaaaaagCGATCATGCGTACAAACgcccaaaaaaattttttttataaatatgacgTGGTTGTATTCCCAatgaattttaaaacaaagaaaatttactcactaagaaaatataatattgaatgCACAAAAGATTGTGGGACAATCTTATACAGAGTAACCTGCTCCCACAGTAACCTTTATGAGACTTGTGTTTTGGGAAATTGACAATGATTATGTAGGTACACCGTGTATATCTATACAATTAACATATCTGGTGTAACTATAGGTACAAACATATCTCTCTTATTCTTTTCAGATACAGTCATCTTGTTATCCTCAGTATGGAGCGCTTCGAGCACAGTATGTACAATAAAAGACCGTAACGAGTGCACCTACACAGTGGTCTGTGAGGGCCACGCCGGCAGCGCTAACAACCCTTCCTGCGAGTTCGACCCCTACGTCAACTTTATCATCAAGGACTCCGTCGCCGACACTCTCACCACCGGCTTCTTCGGGTCCACCAACTTCGACTCCAGAGTCAGGCGAATCCACGCCATCGATAACAACTGGCCCAGCATCGAAGCCTTCGCTTTCAAGTACTACTCCAAGTGTATCGACATGGACCTCTCCAAAAACAACATTAAGAACATCAAAAATGACGCATTCAAGAACTTATTCGTGCTTGATTCTTTGAATTTATCTCAAAATGCTATAGAACACTTAAATCCATCTTCGTTAGCGATTTCAGAAATAAGTGCAAATAAATTAAGCACACTGGATCTTTCAAATAACTTACTAACGGAGATTAGCGGTGAAGCTCTAAGTAAGTTAACCAACCTCAATCGTTTGTATTTGCAAAACAACAGACTAACAACATTAGCAGATGATTGCTTTACCTCCTTAAAagacttaaatacattgaaCTTGCAAAATAATCAGTTAACAGCTATTAATGTAACATTAATTCACTCGAAAAATCTCAAGACGCTGGATTTGGCGTTTAATAATTTGTTCAAATTGATAGGATTCGAACTAAACCGATTAGATTCTCTTACGTTTTTAAACATGAGTTTTAACGATATTGAAGAAGTTGAATCGAATTGCTTCAATCAAGCATTCAACCTCATATCGATAGACCTGAgcaacaacaaaattaaatcgCCTATagaaaatgtgatgtttattaataacaatcgtctacaacttttaaatttgtcCAATAACAGTATTGAAGAAATACAGGACGATGCATTTAAACATAACGTTTTAACGACATTAAATTTGGACAAAAATAACTTGAAGATAGAGATATCTGGTCAAACCTTTAATGGTATATCAAACGTTTCAAGACTTGATCTGTCCAATCAGAGTATAACCGCCATAAGAAAAAACGCATTTTCCACAGCAAATAATCTCGTTCATTTGAACTTGAGTAGAAATGTTATACGCACAATCGAGAAATCCAGTTTCTCACCTTCAATGCCTCTAATAGTTTTagatatttcatacaataagtTGATATCTCTAGAATTTTTAAACGATACTTTATTAAGCCTTACTGAGCTCTACGTGAATAATAACAATCTCACCTTCATAAGTGAGGGTACCTTTCTTAATCACACAAATTTGAATAAACTGGACTTGTCAATGAATTTCATTGTTACCATAGATCAATTGTCTTTGCCTCTTCTTAATTTGCAGTATTTAAATGTGACTGGCAATCTTTTGACGGGATCTCTCAAGAGTATGGTGATAAGTCCTTCAAAGTATCTCCGATTTCTGGACTTTAGCTGTTTCAATTTTAAAAGAGTTGAGGATGGAGCATTTATTGATTCTCCTTTACTTGCCAGGGTGAACCTGTCCTATAATGCAATCGAGTTTATTGGAACAAACAATTTCATGAATATGGAAAATTTGTATAGTTTAGATTTATCGTATAACAAACTGATAAGGTTACAAATGAATAATAGCGTTTTGTTAAACCTTAAAGCTTTGTATTTGAACCACAACCGTCTG is part of the Cydia pomonella isolate Wapato2018A chromosome 18, ilCydPomo1, whole genome shotgun sequence genome and harbors:
- the LOC133527932 gene encoding protein artichoke-like — translated: MDSTGYLYTVILLSSVWSASSTVCTIKDRNECTYTVVCEGHAGSANNPSCEFDPYVNFIIKDSVADTLTTGFFGSTNFDSRVRRIHAIDNNWPSIEAFAFKYYSKCIDMDLSKNNIKNIKNDAFKNLFVLDSLNLSQNAIEHLNPSSLAISEISANKLSTLDLSNNLLTEISGEALSKLTNLNRLYLQNNRLTTLADDCFTSLKDLNTLNLQNNQLTAINVTLIHSKNLKTLDLAFNNLFKLIGFELNRLDSLTFLNMSFNDIEEVESNCFNQAFNLISIDLSNNKIKSPIENVMFINNNRLQLLNLSNNSIEEIQDDAFKHNVLTTLNLDKNNLKIEISGQTFNGISNVSRLDLSNQSITAIRKNAFSTANNLVHLNLSRNVIRTIEKSSFSPSMPLIVLDISYNKLISLEFLNDTLLSLTELYVNNNNLTFISEGTFLNHTNLNKLDLSMNFIVTIDQLSLPLLNLQYLNVTGNLLTGSLKSMVISPSKYLRFLDFSCFNFKRVEDGAFIDSPLLARVNLSYNAIEFIGTNNFMNMENLYSLDLSYNKLIRLQMNNSVLLNLKALYLNHNRLKSISNSFLNISKILFFDISDNDISDLSVPLFQTLKDLRVLRISNNKVKQFNNPQTNSLTKLMTLSLSSNSLVNLNLSYFPDLINVDLSNNSISFINSSFFRNLDRLQSIDLSFNNITNLTPGTFQSLKILKLLNLSSNSIKNLRYGSFKGLGRAEVIDISRNSIHILDVDIFHECTELKRLIIDYNFITQIDFERLVMTVTKLNALSLGGNPIMCKEIVRSYSSGIGGRRVEVTSIDKVFEEDNVHGIWCGNGTVVTTTSSIVPPIYTSGSSSANVLFMWCSVLTVLVLIVGIASYMYRRKGLMILTESSMRSTVQFGSTENHSTLLF